The bacterium genome contains the following window.
TGAGCGCCGGGCTTTTCTCATACCCAAAAAAGCTTCTGAGTCATACTTGTCGCCAAGTATTGTCAAAAATTCATTTCTCTGCTATTGTTCCTGTACATATGCCAATAACCCAATCAGCAAAAAAAGCACTTAGAGGCTCAGAAAGAAAGCGAGTTGTTAATGTTCGCCGTAAGAAGAAAGTTGACATTGCAGTTAAGGATGTTAAGAAGCTTACAGTTACTAACAAAACAGACGCTCAAGCTATGCTATCAAAGGCTTACAAGGAATTAGATAAGGCTGCAAAAAACGGTCTTATTAAAAAAGGTGCCGCAGATAGAAAGAAGTCAAGATTAAGTAAGATGGTAAAGAAGTTAGGCTAGTCAAATAGTTTAATTATTTAACAAAACAAAAGGCCTTAAAAAGGGCCTTTTGTTTTGTTTTCAACGTTTGAATAAAATTACAAAGTGCTCGTCGGGGTGTTGTCTAAAATAACTTCATTTTTTTGGACCTCCTCCATCGACACCTCATTATTCAAGGCCTCTGTCTCAATAACCTCATCTGTGTTGTTGTTGATGATCTCCGTCTCGTCTGTTGTCAAAGGTGTTGGCTTTCCATCTTCTTCTACTAGGACGTGGTTAGCGGAAATCCTTCCGTGTAAATCGTCATGTCTTTCTTCTTTATCTTCCTCTTCCTCCAAAATAAGCTCCATAATTATATCTTTGATTCTCTGAGGATTTGGTACATTTTGAAATAAAAACTTCACTTCTTTACCTGCTGTTTGTATCTCTACAGTTCCATAGTTAAAAAAAGTCGGCATTATACCGTTAACTTTGTATGAAACATCTTGTATTTTACTTAACTGCAATTCAGCTACACTTCTATGAAAAAAACCATTTTGAAGACTATCGACAATTCTTTTTGTTGTAACAATCCAATTATCTAATACATACATACAAATCACGTAAAATAACCTAAACCAAAGCAAGAGATAATATACTATCCACAAAAAAGAAAAGACAGATATTAGATTGTATTCAACAATCGGTTTGCTAAGTGCAACTAAGGCTATAAAAGGCAATGTAGCCAATATTGCAACAATGTATATTTGGCCACTTAATGTATACCAATGTCTGTGTAAGACCAAGATTACGTCCTCCTCATCTTCTTTTCCCTCAAAAAATAAATTTTGCTTCTCAAGTAGTATTTCGGACATATTATTTCTTTATATTTAGCTGAGTTTTTTGCTTCATAATTTCACTTGGAAAGATTTTTTGCCAATCTATTTGCGTATATAACATAAAGCTAATTATGCTAAGTACGATGGAGCCTGCCAAGAAGATTGTCGCAATCCTTCTCGGTTTATTCGTAATACCATACTTTAAAAGGTGATAAACAATAATGAATGCACCCACCCAATAAATCATCAGAAACACTGTGGGTATTAAAAGTGATGAGTTTGTCATTCTTGTATTTTATCACAAAAAAGGTTTTTTTAGCCAAAAGAAAGTTAAAAACACTTAAGGTAGTATATGATTCAAGAAAACAGGGGTTATCCTGTGCGAGTCGTTTGGTGCTCCTGGTAGGAATCGAACCTACATTTTAACTTCCGCAAAGTTATGTCCTATCCATTGAACGACGGGAGCGTTATATAGAAAGTACCACACAATTGCTAAAAACCCAAGCTTTCTAGTATTAATTGAGAAAGTGACTCCTCCATCTCTTTCTCCAAAAGGTTGTATAGCAAGAAGTCTCTGACATCCTCAGTCTCAACTCCGTTAAGTGGTATGACAATTAATGGAACCATAGATTTCCTAGATTTAATCAAAAGGTGTGAAGTTTTATCGTGCTCATTATTATCTTGCACCCAAAAAGATTCAAGTGTTGCATAAGGAAAAAGTTTGTTTCCAATTCTTATACCCATTTTGTTTAATTCAAACAAAATGTATTTAGGGTGTCTAGACCCAACAATACCCATTGATACCCCTATAACAAGAAGCAAAACCCCAAAAAGATAATTTCCAAATATTATAGATAAAAAAGATGCTGTGACAATTAAAATTCCAAGAGACCAATACCAGTCCTTGCTTTTTTCACGGTGCTCGTGTTCATAGGCTTCCCAAGCTATTGATTTTATTTGGTTTTCATCATTCATGTTTTAAATAATTATAACACAAACAATTTAAATAAAATATTAAAAAAAAGAAAAACCGCCAGAAAGGCGGAATCTTGTTGTTCTTAATTGGCGGAGGCAGAACCGCGATTGCTATGCAATCTGTTCTGCACTAGGCCAAATATATTCACTGCGTTCATTATTTGGCGGAGGAGGTGAGATTCGAACTCACGGTCCCCGTAAAGAGACTCTTGTTTTCAAGACAAGTGCAATAGACCACTCTGCCACTCCTCCGTGCTTGTTATACTAGCAAAAATAAGGAAAAAAACAATAGCTGGCACCACCTCCTTAAAATATACAAATAAGCTAGGTTTTACATAGTTTGAGCACTATTGCTTTAGTGGCTACAAACCATTCTTTTTGCTAGACTATGTTTATATTTATGACAACTGACAATATTAATAAACACAGGAGGATCGTAGGGATTGATTTTGGCTCCAAGAGAATTGGTGTCGCTGTTTCTGATGAATTAAACCTATTGGCATTTCCTCTTGTTGTAATCCCCGGTTTTGGTCATGATCCTGAAAAGAGGGGGGTAAGAATAGATCAGACTAAACAAGAGATTCTTGAGGTGTTAAAAGAAAAGGATTCAAACGTTGTTGTTATCGGCCACTCTGTTGATTTGAAAGGGGTAGATAACGCAATAATGGAGGATGCTAATTTTTTGGGAAGAAGTTTAGAGGAACAAGGTTTTAAGGTTATTTATGAGCCAGAGTTATTTTCTACGGTTCAGGCAACAAAAATTCAGGGTGACAGTAAGCATGTTGACGCATCGGCTGCGGCGATCATTTTACAAAGTTATTTAGATAGAATTAAATTTAAAAATATGAATACACAAATACAATCTGATTCAAATAATGAGGCGGAAGAAATAATTGTTGCTGGAACAAAAGAGGAAATAAGTAATAAAATAGAAGAATCTAGGTCTGTGCCTGTCGAGAAGAAAGAAGAATTTATAACAATAGATGATGTAATGAAGGTTGATATTAAAATCGGACAAATTATAAATGCAGAAAAAGTAGAGGGGTCGGATAAGCTATTAAAGCTCTCTGTTGATTTTGGAGAAGATCTACCAAGACAGGTTCTTTCAGGAATTTCAAAGTTTGTGGAGATTGAAGATTTGGTAGGGAAGAAGTTTCCTTTTGTTACAAATTTAGCTCCTCGAAAAATGATGGGAATGGAAAGTCAGGCAATGATTCTTGCGGGAAGTACTGGTGATATATTGGCATTGCTTAATCCAAGTAAAGATCTACCTAACGGAACAAAATTAAAATAATTAAATCAATAAGGGTTATGTTAAAATAATCATATCAAATTTACTTTGTTGTGATAGAATAATAGTACATGTCGTACGTAGATTTATTCAATAGATATTTTCCAACCCCGCATTATCTAGAAATGCCACACGCTGGTATTGATATTAGTTCTGCGTCTGTACGTATGGCTGCTTTAAGTAGAACCTCTGGTGGTTTAAAAATAAAAGATTATGCTGAAGAAAAATTAAGTTCTCCAATTTTACCCGGCCAAGCTCTTTTGTCACACAAAAACTTAGTAGAAGTTTTAAAAAAAATGCAGAAGGAGCATAATTTAAAATTTGTTGAAGTCTCTATCCCAGAAGAAAAATCATATTTGTTTACATTAGATGTTTTAGATGGAACAAAAGAAGAGCTTAGAACAAGAATTGAAATGCATATTGAGGAGAATGTTCCAATATCACTAGATGATGCTGTTTTTGACTATCACAGAATATCAAAAAATCAGAAAACTGGAATGCAGTTTGTGGCGGTTTCAGTGGTTCCCCTGGTTGTGATAAATGAATATGTATTGTTGATAGAGTCTTGTGGAATGATACCGATTTCTTTTTTGATTGAAAACCAAGCATTATCTAGAGCTATTGTAAAAAAAGGTGATAGAGAAACATATTTAATAGTGAATATCTGTCACAAAAACACAGTGCTATCTGTTGTTAAAGATGAAGCTGTTCAATTTACTTCAACAGTCGCACTTGGTTCTGAAGATTTTACTACGGCAATTGCTACTAAATTGTCTATAGATAAGGAAGAAGCTCGTGTGGCAAAATATGAAAAAGGTTTTTCAAGAGATTTTGGAAACGAGTCTGTATCGGATGTTATGATGGCTGTATCCGCTGTATTGGTGGAAGAGATTAGGAAAGTTTTTACCTACTGGAATAACATAAATAGTTTAAAGGGCCCAAAAGAAAATATATATTATTTAAAAAGTGACGATAAAAATAACACATCAGGTGATGTTAAAAAAATATTAGTAGCAGGAAAAGAGGCTGGTATAGTGGGTCTTACTGATTTTTTGGCTGTTTCCTTAAAACTTCCCGTAGAGATTGCAAATGTTTGGGCAAATATAATGTCTTTTGAAAACAATACCCCCGTACTATCAATGAAAGACTCGCTGAGTTATGGAACAGCACTTGGTCTAGCTTTACTAAAAGATAAATAAAATAAAATGCTACATTTATTAACAGAACAACAAAGAGACAAAGTACTCAAAGAATACAGAATGAGGCTTGTTACTGTAATTTGCGGAGCAATTGTTTTTTTGTCTTTTGTTGGTCTTTCGCTACTTATGCCAAGTTATTTATCATTTAGAGGAAGAGTTCATTCTGTGGAGGCGGGGAACTTGGCAAAGGAGAGCTCTATTGAAAGTATAAAGTCCCAAAATTTTCAAGAGAAGATTAAGCTTGTTGATTCAAATTTGGAGGCATTAAAGATTTCTATTAAAATCTTGTCTCCAAGGGAGTCTTATGAAAAGATATTAAACAGTTTACCCAGTGGAATAATACTAAGTAGGTACACTTACTCATTAATTGATGACGCTTCAGCCTCTTTAAGTGTTGACGGAGTGGCTGTTGACAGAGAGTCTTTGGTGGAATTTCAAAATAAATTAATCACAAACCCTGAATTTAAAGGCATAGACATACCAGTTTCAAATTTTGCCAAAAAGAAAGATTTGTTATTTT
Protein-coding sequences here:
- the pilM gene encoding pilus assembly protein PilM, with translation MSYVDLFNRYFPTPHYLEMPHAGIDISSASVRMAALSRTSGGLKIKDYAEEKLSSPILPGQALLSHKNLVEVLKKMQKEHNLKFVEVSIPEEKSYLFTLDVLDGTKEELRTRIEMHIEENVPISLDDAVFDYHRISKNQKTGMQFVAVSVVPLVVINEYVLLIESCGMIPISFLIENQALSRAIVKKGDRETYLIVNICHKNTVLSVVKDEAVQFTSTVALGSEDFTTAIATKLSIDKEEARVAKYEKGFSRDFGNESVSDVMMAVSAVLVEEIRKVFTYWNNINSLKGPKENIYYLKSDDKNNTSGDVKKILVAGKEAGIVGLTDFLAVSLKLPVEIANVWANIMSFENNTPVLSMKDSLSYGTALGLALLKDK
- a CDS encoding PH domain-containing protein, coding for MSEILLEKQNLFFEGKEDEEDVILVLHRHWYTLSGQIYIVAILATLPFIALVALSKPIVEYNLISVFSFLWIVYYLLLWFRLFYVICMYVLDNWIVTTKRIVDSLQNGFFHRSVAELQLSKIQDVSYKVNGIMPTFFNYGTVEIQTAGKEVKFLFQNVPNPQRIKDIIMELILEEEEDKEERHDDLHGRISANHVLVEEDGKPTPLTTDETEIINNNTDEVIETEALNNEVSMEEVQKNEVILDNTPTSTL
- the rpsT gene encoding 30S ribosomal protein S20; the protein is MPITQSAKKALRGSERKRVVNVRRKKKVDIAVKDVKKLTVTNKTDAQAMLSKAYKELDKAAKNGLIKKGAADRKKSRLSKMVKKLG
- the metG gene encoding methionine--tRNA ligase subunit beta, with the protein product MTTDNINKHRRIVGIDFGSKRIGVAVSDELNLLAFPLVVIPGFGHDPEKRGVRIDQTKQEILEVLKEKDSNVVVIGHSVDLKGVDNAIMEDANFLGRSLEEQGFKVIYEPELFSTVQATKIQGDSKHVDASAAAIILQSYLDRIKFKNMNTQIQSDSNNEAEEIIVAGTKEEISNKIEESRSVPVEKKEEFITIDDVMKVDIKIGQIINAEKVEGSDKLLKLSVDFGEDLPRQVLSGISKFVEIEDLVGKKFPFVTNLAPRKMMGMESQAMILAGSTGDILALLNPSKDLPNGTKLK